The stretch of DNA TCTATCGAGGTCACGCACACGAATGCCGCAAGTCCCAGGTCGACCGTGCGAAGTTCATCGCGGTGGCGCTCGAGATAGGCCCTGAAGAGAGCATGGGCCTCACGATTAAAGGCTTCGACATTCTCGAGGCGTCCCGTGCGCGGAATCTGCTCTGCAAGGACGCGATGTAGCTTGGGATCGATGCGATGCGCCTCGATCGCGACGGCAACAATCCTGCGCACCGCTTTCTCAATCGGCTGCGAGGCGACCTCCGCCAACGCGGCACGGACGACCCGCATGATTTCCTGATTATGACGATCGATGACGGCGGCAACCAGCGCCTCTTTGCCAGGGTAATATTGGTAAAGCGAGCCAACGCTCACGCCCGCCACCTCAGCAATCCGGTTGGTGCTGGCTTTGTCGAAACCTTCCCTGACCAAAATGCGAGCCGTCGCTTCAATAAGCG from Bradyrhizobium sp. AZCC 1693 encodes:
- a CDS encoding TetR/AcrR family transcriptional regulator gives rise to the protein MARKPPTKPRKNASQERSRATVDALIEATARILVREGFDKASTNRIAEVAGVSVGSLYQYYPGKEALVAAVIDRHNQEIMRVVRAALAEVASQPIEKAVRRIVAVAIEAHRIDPKLHRVLAEQIPRTGRLENVEAFNREAHALFRAYLERHRDELRTVDLGLAAFVCVTSIEALAHTAVLHRSEKLSDEVVRTLVDETTRLVVGYLQ